The following nucleotide sequence is from Cloacibacillus sp..
GGTCGCGCCGCCTGCGCTCGTCAACTCAAAGACGATGACCGGCACGGGGCAGCTTCCGAAGTTTGCCGACGACCTTTACCGCTGTCTCAACGACGACCTTTGGCTTATCCCAACCGCCGAGGTTCCACTGATGAACCTGCACTCGGGAGAGACCTTCAAGGAGTCCGACCTGCCGAAATACTTCTGCGCCTTCACGCCCTGCTTCCGCCGCGAGGCGGGCAGCTACGGCCGCGATATGCGCGGGATGCTGCGTCAGCACCAGTTCGACAAAGTCGAGATGGTGAAGCTATCGACGCCTGAGAAGAGCTACGACGAGCTGGAGCACATGACGAACTGCGCGGAAAAGGTCCTGCAGCTTCTCGGCATTCCCTATCGCGTGATCGTCCTCTGCACCGGCGATATGGGCTTCGGCGCCGCCAAGACCTATGACATCGAGGTATGGCTGCCCTCGCAGAATACCTACCGCGAGATCAGCTCCTGCAGCAACTGCGAAGACTTCCAGGCGCGCCGTATGGGAATAAAGTACAAACCGGCCGACGGCGGCAAGGCGCGCTTCATCCACACGCTGAATGGCTCCGGCCTCGCGATCGGCCGCACGCTGATCGCGCTCATGGAGAACTATCAGAACGCCGACGGTTCGATAACGATACCGGAGGTGCTGCGCCCCTATGTCGGAGGTCTTGAGAGGGTTTCACGGTAGCGTGAAAATAAAATTATCATAAAAAGGGGCCGCAAGAGAAATTTTATCTTGCGGCTTCCCTGTTTTATGATACGATATATAGAAGCACGCCGGTTATAGGGACGCCTGGTGTAATTGCCGTCTGCGGTGTGGAAAATTAGGAAAATTTATTTCTCAGTCATAATCAGTGCGGCAGGCGTACGGCGGG
It contains:
- the serS gene encoding serine--tRNA ligase, which codes for MLDTKWVREHYDELAEMLASRNNAFPLDRYKELDEERRKVLLEVEKLKERRNAGSKEVGVKKKAGEDTEALQNEIRELGEEIKKFDDKANEIESELDELALRIPNRPHASVPKGKDENDNIEMRRWGTPREFDFEPKPHWDLGEALGIMDFDRGVKIAESRFTVLKGAGARLERGLMDFMLDLHTTQHGFTEVAPPALVNSKTMTGTGQLPKFADDLYRCLNDDLWLIPTAEVPLMNLHSGETFKESDLPKYFCAFTPCFRREAGSYGRDMRGMLRQHQFDKVEMVKLSTPEKSYDELEHMTNCAEKVLQLLGIPYRVIVLCTGDMGFGAAKTYDIEVWLPSQNTYREISSCSNCEDFQARRMGIKYKPADGGKARFIHTLNGSGLAIGRTLIALMENYQNADGSITIPEVLRPYVGGLERVSR